The Chitinimonas arctica region AGCGGCCCAGGGCGATATGAATCCCTATCTGCTGGCGGTGTGCCTGATGTCGGCCGCCATTCTGGGCGATAGCACCAACTACCTGGTCGGCCGGCGCGCGGGTAGCGCCTTGTTCCGCAAGGAATCGCGCTTTATCCGCCGCGACTACCTGGAACGTACCCAGGCTTTCTATGCCCGCCACGGCGGCAAGACGGTGGCCCTGGCGCGCTTTGTACCGATCGTCCGTACCTTCGCGCCCTTCGTGGCGGGGATGGCCGAAATGCCTTACCGCAAGTTCCTTACCTTCAGCGTGGTCGGCTCGATCGTCTGGGTGGGTTCGCTGGTCACGGT contains the following coding sequences:
- a CDS encoding DedA family protein — translated: MDYSFINILLHLDQFLAILVSQYGVWIYLILFLVVFCETGVLVLPFLPGDSLLFVAGAVAAQGDMNPYLLAVCLMSAAILGDSTNYLVGRRAGSALFRKESRFIRRDYLERTQAFYARHGGKTVALARFVPIVRTFAPFVAGMAEMPYRKFLTFSVVGSIVWVGSLVTVGYQFGQVEFIRKNLSLIAIIGLSAAVIPAVLGMLSQYLRSMRRAN